Proteins from a genomic interval of Pseudobdellovibrionaceae bacterium:
- a CDS encoding class I SAM-dependent methyltransferase yields MSDYFSKDASKSYDERNRKLAPIADGMHFLIRLALKELPPRARILCVGVGTGAEILSLAEAYPDWTFVGVDPAEGMLDVCRERLAKAGHAARVELIHGYVQDAPAGENFDAALSILVGHFVKRTERADFYGQMTKRLRPGGVLVNTEISFDLDSPEVSSMLPNWMRVQEMMGATPESLAQVPRLLREALTVLPPAETEKFIKESGIPVPVRFFQAFMISGWYGQKS; encoded by the coding sequence ATGTCCGACTATTTCAGTAAAGACGCTTCGAAAAGTTACGACGAAAGAAATCGCAAGCTGGCGCCGATTGCCGACGGGATGCACTTCCTGATCCGTTTGGCGCTCAAAGAGCTGCCGCCGCGCGCGCGGATTCTGTGCGTCGGTGTCGGGACGGGCGCCGAGATTTTGTCGCTTGCCGAGGCCTATCCCGATTGGACGTTCGTGGGCGTCGATCCCGCGGAAGGCATGCTCGACGTCTGCCGCGAACGCCTGGCGAAAGCCGGTCACGCCGCACGCGTGGAGCTGATTCACGGCTACGTTCAGGATGCGCCCGCCGGGGAAAACTTCGACGCCGCGCTCAGTATCCTCGTCGGTCATTTCGTGAAACGCACCGAGCGCGCCGATTTCTACGGCCAGATGACGAAACGTTTGCGGCCCGGCGGTGTGCTCGTGAACACGGAAATCAGCTTCGATCTCGACTCGCCGGAGGTTTCCTCGATGCTCCCGAACTGGATGCGCGTGCAAGAGATGATGGGTGCCACGCCCGAGTCCCTCGCGCAGGTGCCGCGGCTGCTTCGCGAAGCGCTCACGGTTTTACCGCCCGCCGAGACCGAGAAATTCATCAAAGAATCGGGGATTCCCGTCCCGGTTCGCTTCTTTCAAGCTTTCATGATCTCGGGCTGGTACGGGCAAAAGTCCTAA
- a CDS encoding alpha/beta hydrolase, with product MTSRTIRIPLPEKKGEMIARLWESEADRAPLVLLHDSLGAIATWRDFPERLAARLDRSVIAYDRWGFGESSARPLRPSARFIEEEAEIYLPRVLDTLGVREFALFGHSVGGAMAVTAAAHFGSRCQAVISESAQAFVEDRTRTGIEAAATKFARPEVFAKLEKYHGPKTAWVLDAWIGVWLSPEFRDWSLRSTLAHVTSPLLILHGDQDEYGSARFPETLRDGAAGSTEMHLLTDCGHVPHREKPDLILDLVAEFLVR from the coding sequence ATGACGAGCCGAACGATCCGTATTCCCCTTCCGGAAAAGAAAGGCGAGATGATCGCACGTCTTTGGGAGTCCGAGGCGGATCGAGCGCCGCTCGTTTTGCTTCATGACTCGCTGGGCGCGATCGCGACGTGGCGGGATTTTCCGGAGCGACTGGCGGCGCGCCTGGATCGCTCAGTGATTGCCTACGATCGGTGGGGCTTCGGCGAGTCTTCCGCCCGCCCCTTGCGCCCGTCGGCGCGTTTCATCGAAGAAGAAGCCGAGATCTACCTGCCGCGGGTTCTCGACACGCTTGGCGTGCGGGAGTTCGCGCTTTTCGGCCATAGCGTCGGCGGCGCGATGGCCGTCACGGCGGCCGCACATTTCGGATCACGCTGCCAAGCGGTGATTTCGGAATCGGCGCAGGCCTTCGTGGAAGACCGCACCCGCACGGGCATCGAAGCGGCCGCGACAAAGTTCGCGCGCCCCGAGGTCTTCGCGAAACTTGAAAAATACCACGGGCCGAAAACCGCTTGGGTACTCGACGCGTGGATCGGCGTCTGGCTTTCACCGGAGTTTCGCGACTGGAGTTTGCGATCGACGCTCGCCCACGTGACCTCGCCCCTTTTAATTCTGCATGGGGATCAAGACGAGTACGGCTCGGCGCGCTTTCCCGAGACGCTCCGTGACGGCGCCGCCGGGTCCACGGAAATGCACCTCTTGACGGACTGCGGTCACGTTCCGCATCGGGAAAAACCGGACCTGATCTTGGACCTTGTCGCGGAGTTCCTGGTTCGCTAG
- a CDS encoding DUF3750 domain-containing protein → MTPFLFVFALFGLDLAQAQDWRTADRSSAGLAPRPQDEKRAVVQMYAARVIGWKGTFGVHSWIAVKEKDATFYERLEVIGYRARRGLEVVVVHQAEPDGRWFGAEPELLRDLRGASAERAIPKIKAAAASYPYPKEYRVWPGPNSNSFVSHILRQVPEIGVELPANAVGKDWIGRGAPFGLSETRTGIQFSLFGLLGLTLGLGEGIEFNFLGATFGIDFLRPALKLPMVGRVGMQDKPIFADDDETPLDQSETQPLVIEREPKP, encoded by the coding sequence ATGACTCCCTTTCTCTTTGTGTTCGCGCTCTTCGGTTTGGATTTGGCTCAGGCTCAGGATTGGCGCACGGCCGATCGCTCGAGCGCGGGCCTCGCGCCCCGTCCCCAAGACGAGAAGCGCGCCGTCGTGCAAATGTACGCCGCCCGCGTGATCGGGTGGAAGGGCACTTTCGGCGTTCATTCCTGGATCGCGGTGAAGGAAAAGGACGCGACCTTCTACGAACGGCTGGAGGTGATCGGTTACCGCGCACGCCGGGGGCTGGAGGTCGTCGTCGTGCACCAGGCCGAACCCGATGGGCGTTGGTTCGGCGCCGAACCCGAGCTGCTGCGCGATTTGCGTGGCGCTTCCGCCGAGCGCGCCATTCCGAAAATCAAGGCGGCCGCCGCGAGCTATCCTTACCCGAAAGAGTACCGCGTTTGGCCCGGCCCGAACTCCAACAGCTTCGTGTCGCATATCCTGCGGCAAGTGCCCGAGATCGGCGTGGAGCTGCCCGCGAACGCGGTGGGGAAAGACTGGATCGGGCGGGGCGCGCCGTTCGGGCTCAGCGAAACGCGGACGGGGATTCAATTTTCACTTTTCGGGCTCTTGGGACTGACGCTGGGGCTTGGTGAAGGGATCGAGTTCAATTTCTTGGGCGCGACGTTCGGCATCGACTTTCTTCGCCCCGCCTTGAAGCTCCCGATGGTGGGACGCGTGGGGATGCAGGACAAACCGATTTTTGCCGACGATGACGAAACCCCGCTCGATCAGTCCGAGACCCAACCCCTGGTCATCGAGCGTGAGCCGAAACCCTAG
- a CDS encoding LysR family transcriptional regulator has protein sequence MEIFELRYFLAVAQRENLNRAATEIHVSPGSLSKAIARLEDELQTPLFFKSGRGIRLTPEGELLRRKAAHILQLEEDARLELRGRERGSLNVYISSEEILQTSAGLDIAGEINALFPSAKLQFLIRSENQALEQVRTGEAHLALITQEPPQDLVAKTLSRVEFLTCAGKSHPLVKKYGSRAVPVEELLKHPFVAPDSAILGKIAKASSIDGWRDDKFPRQIKYKVCGLKLMENLVDRGLALAYLPDYFIASAQLVPLKVSGCPYTCTQTIRVVTKDPAQLSWLGKVWDRLDSR, from the coding sequence ATGGAAATCTTCGAACTGCGCTATTTTCTGGCGGTCGCCCAACGAGAAAACCTGAATCGTGCCGCTACGGAAATCCATGTTTCCCCCGGATCGCTCTCGAAAGCCATCGCGCGCCTGGAAGATGAGCTGCAAACCCCGCTTTTCTTCAAATCCGGTCGCGGGATCCGACTGACCCCCGAAGGCGAGCTTTTACGCCGTAAAGCCGCGCACATTCTCCAGCTCGAAGAGGACGCCCGCCTTGAGCTACGCGGTCGCGAACGCGGAAGCTTGAACGTCTACATCTCGTCGGAGGAGATCCTGCAAACCTCGGCGGGACTGGACATCGCGGGCGAGATCAACGCGCTTTTCCCGTCCGCGAAGCTTCAGTTCCTGATCCGCAGTGAAAACCAAGCGCTCGAGCAGGTACGGACCGGAGAAGCGCATCTGGCCCTCATCACACAGGAACCGCCGCAAGATCTGGTGGCGAAAACTTTGAGCCGGGTTGAGTTCTTGACCTGCGCGGGTAAAAGCCACCCGTTGGTGAAAAAGTACGGCAGCCGCGCCGTCCCCGTCGAGGAATTGCTTAAACATCCCTTCGTCGCGCCCGACTCGGCGATCCTGGGAAAAATCGCGAAAGCCTCGTCGATCGACGGTTGGCGCGACGACAAATTCCCACGCCAGATCAAGTACAAGGTCTGCGGCCTGAAGCTCATGGAGAACTTGGTCGACCGCGGACTCGCGCTCGCCTACCTTCCCGATTACTTCATCGCCAGCGCGCAGCTCGTGCCCTTGAAAGTGTCGGGCTGTCCCTACACCTGCACGCAGACGATTCGGGTCGTCACGAAAGACCCCGCGCAGCTCTCGTGGCTCGGCAAGGTGTGGGACCGTTTGGACTCGCGCTAG
- a CDS encoding CHASE domain-containing protein — protein sequence MPEATILKYERERMLLSPAVVFVLCSLFTVLAWFVASLLSTAENSARFDRSALSLHYAFKNRMNVYTNALVYTRNLFQLKPDLSADEFRQFVRGMNLKAEYPGITVMGYVRRYSRAQLLQTLPRLPENARAVLDVAKDDYDVVVYAESLVEQAGNALGMDLSTSLPRYEAMNRAATLGLPVATDKVTRISVPESADAGAIFLVFSPHYRQGVKLDTPEERREALIGFVYAGFRAPVLFGNLAQDAKMQDSKLILRVYDGAEMRPEELVYAKGDLQDAGEFRTTIKLRAAEHDWAIDFMGTKDFAPPYSRYLPLMVLFMGIVLTFAVTLWARKGQRFAAKLQEDIEIRHLTEAQLQEEKRIVELTSTIGTTLKAEQDLESIVQMVTDVATDLTGAKFGAFFYNLLDAKGDTMTLYVLSGAKISDFARFGMPRNTEVFRTSFEGRGMMRVHDITKDPRYGRNAPLHGMPEGHLPVRSYLSAPVMSKNGKVLGSLLFGHPEAGVFTARSEAILKSLAIQAGIAMDNANLYRELTLARAQADSANRAKSLFLANVSHEIRTPLGIMLGFAELTSEHKTDPARVDENMKKILRNGRELTRIIGEVLDLSKIEANALLIENSAIPLMPFLTEMRNEWGLLIQAKKLGFEFEIEGVLPAEIRTDSTRLTQILTNLLNNALKFTESGAIRVRVSVAESQIDFEIEDTGLGISPENQQQLFKTFSQGDSSITRRFGGSGLGLALSKQLAIALGGDLRLGRSQLGQGSLFILTLPIRQEAGVAIDVVGSRPGVTATDLTGIKVLLVEDSIDNQQLISTFLEKANATVVTADNGEEGVTEALRTHYDVVLMDIQMPVLDGYGAYEKLRGAGYDRPVIALTAHALIEEKDKAFSMGFYDYLTKPVNRKALIIAIGQAAFFGGRGADANP from the coding sequence ATGCCCGAAGCCACGATTCTCAAGTACGAGCGCGAGCGTATGCTCTTATCACCCGCCGTGGTGTTCGTGCTGTGCTCTTTGTTCACCGTGCTTGCATGGTTCGTGGCCTCGCTTTTGTCCACGGCGGAAAATAGCGCGCGTTTTGATCGCTCGGCTTTGTCGCTTCACTACGCTTTTAAAAACCGGATGAACGTGTACACGAATGCCCTCGTCTACACCCGCAACCTTTTCCAATTGAAGCCGGATTTATCCGCGGATGAGTTTCGCCAGTTCGTTCGCGGAATGAATCTGAAGGCGGAATATCCCGGCATCACGGTGATGGGCTACGTGCGGCGCTATTCCCGCGCCCAGCTTCTGCAGACCTTGCCGCGGCTACCGGAAAACGCGCGTGCGGTCCTCGATGTCGCGAAGGATGACTACGACGTCGTCGTCTATGCCGAAAGTTTGGTCGAGCAGGCTGGAAATGCCCTCGGCATGGATTTGTCGACCAGCTTACCACGTTACGAGGCGATGAACCGCGCGGCGACGCTCGGTCTTCCGGTGGCGACGGACAAAGTGACCCGGATTTCCGTGCCGGAATCCGCGGACGCCGGCGCGATCTTTTTGGTTTTTTCCCCGCACTACCGACAAGGCGTGAAGCTCGACACTCCCGAAGAGCGCCGCGAGGCCCTGATCGGTTTTGTTTACGCCGGGTTTCGCGCCCCCGTCCTGTTCGGGAATCTGGCGCAGGACGCGAAGATGCAAGATTCGAAACTCATTTTGCGCGTTTATGACGGCGCCGAGATGAGGCCGGAAGAGCTCGTATACGCCAAAGGGGATTTGCAGGACGCGGGCGAGTTTCGCACCACGATCAAGCTGCGCGCGGCCGAACACGACTGGGCCATTGATTTCATGGGCACGAAAGACTTCGCGCCCCCGTACTCGCGATATCTGCCGTTGATGGTCCTTTTTATGGGCATCGTCCTGACTTTCGCGGTCACGCTGTGGGCGCGTAAAGGTCAGCGTTTCGCCGCGAAACTTCAAGAGGACATCGAGATCCGGCACCTGACCGAAGCGCAGCTGCAGGAAGAAAAGCGCATCGTCGAGCTGACGTCGACCATCGGCACGACCCTCAAAGCCGAGCAAGATCTCGAGTCGATCGTGCAGATGGTGACGGACGTCGCGACGGATTTGACGGGCGCGAAATTTGGCGCGTTTTTCTACAATCTGCTGGACGCCAAAGGCGACACGATGACCCTGTACGTCCTGTCGGGCGCGAAGATTTCGGACTTCGCGCGGTTCGGAATGCCCCGTAATACGGAGGTGTTCCGAACGTCGTTCGAGGGCCGCGGCATGATGCGCGTGCATGATATCACGAAAGATCCGCGCTACGGCCGCAACGCCCCTTTACACGGAATGCCCGAGGGGCATCTTCCCGTGCGCAGCTATTTGTCCGCGCCGGTCATGTCGAAAAACGGGAAGGTGTTGGGAAGCCTGCTGTTCGGTCACCCCGAAGCCGGCGTCTTCACCGCGCGTTCCGAAGCGATTCTGAAATCGCTGGCCATTCAGGCGGGAATCGCGATGGACAACGCGAACCTCTATCGCGAGCTGACCCTCGCCCGCGCGCAAGCGGATTCGGCCAATCGCGCGAAGTCACTTTTCTTGGCGAACGTCAGTCACGAGATCCGCACCCCGCTCGGAATCATGCTGGGCTTCGCGGAATTGACCTCCGAACACAAAACCGATCCCGCGCGCGTGGACGAGAACATGAAGAAGATCTTGCGCAACGGACGCGAACTTACGCGCATCATCGGCGAGGTTCTGGACCTTTCCAAAATCGAAGCGAACGCGCTTTTGATCGAGAACTCGGCGATTCCGTTGATGCCGTTTTTGACCGAGATGCGCAACGAGTGGGGGCTCCTGATCCAGGCGAAGAAGCTTGGCTTCGAGTTCGAGATCGAAGGTGTGCTGCCCGCCGAAATCCGCACGGATTCGACCCGTTTGACGCAGATTCTGACGAATCTTTTGAACAACGCTTTGAAGTTCACCGAAAGCGGCGCCATTCGCGTGCGCGTTTCGGTGGCCGAGTCGCAGATTGACTTCGAAATCGAGGATACGGGGCTCGGGATTTCGCCAGAGAACCAGCAGCAGCTCTTCAAAACCTTTTCGCAGGGGGATTCGTCGATCACCCGTCGCTTTGGCGGCAGCGGGTTGGGCCTTGCGCTGTCGAAGCAGCTCGCGATCGCGTTGGGCGGAGACCTGCGTTTGGGGCGCAGTCAGCTGGGCCAGGGTAGCCTCTTCATCCTGACCTTGCCGATCCGGCAAGAGGCGGGAGTTGCGATCGACGTCGTGGGTTCGCGTCCCGGCGTGACCGCGACGGACTTGACTGGGATCAAGGTTTTGCTGGTGGAAGATTCCATCGATAACCAGCAGCTCATCAGCACCTTCTTGGAAAAAGCGAATGCGACCGTGGTCACCGCCGACAACGGCGAAGAGGGCGTCACGGAAGCTTTGCGGACGCACTACGACGTCGTGCTGATGGACATCCAAATGCCGGTGCTCGATGGCTACGGCGCTTACGAAAAACTTCGCGGCGCGGGTTACGATCGCCCGGTGATCGCGTTGACCGCGCACGCGCTCATCGAAGAAAAAGACAAAGCCTTCAGCATGGGTTTTTACGACTATTTGACGAAGCCCGTGAATCGCAAAGCGCTCATCATCGCCATCGGCCAAGCGGCTTTCTTTGGCGGTCGCGGCGCCGACGCCAATCCTTAA
- a CDS encoding FAD-dependent oxidoreductase: protein MVQNSTLDVLILGAGAAGLACARELQTSDLSVLVLEARDRVGGRARTHPTATSSLGAEEGPEFIHGGSTRAFSKFRRRISCGEPGTFERTGTHGHGGNRRPRLGRRRELSSPVRVWAASRRDGAGVDREGKTPTQYAGPPHRVAPRSGHRGGHGRRWRDAHLSRKKTGLHPALRRFEKRHGPRLVPGPLGAESPLATSRGGPRAKARLSYAGKILGKPGRGPPRLLRPFGSGVQLSDLVDPTSAAHAAAGGLARWPPRRGHERLERNGTRRRRGHDTHRVEWALESRTSRKDRLGSPP, encoded by the coding sequence ATGGTTCAAAATTCCACTCTTGATGTCTTGATCTTGGGCGCGGGAGCCGCGGGCCTGGCCTGCGCGCGCGAACTCCAGACCTCGGATTTAAGCGTGCTCGTGCTGGAGGCGAGGGATCGCGTCGGCGGTCGCGCGCGGACGCATCCGACCGCGACCTCTTCGCTCGGCGCGGAAGAAGGTCCCGAATTCATTCACGGTGGATCAACGCGCGCTTTTTCAAAGTTTCGTCGAAGGATTTCATGCGGCGAACCTGGAACGTTTGAGCGTACGGGGACTCATGGACACGGAGGAAACCGACGACCCCGACTTGGAAGGCGTCGCGAACTTTCGTCCCCGGTGCGGGTATGGGCCGCTTCTCGACGCGATGGCGCGGGAGTTGATCGCGAAGGGAAAACTCCGACTCAATACGCGGGCCCGCCGCATCGAGTGGCGCCCCGGTCGGGTCACCGTGGAGGTCACGGACGCCGCTGGAGGGACGCGCACCTTTCACGCAAAAAAACTGGTCTGCACCCTGCCCTTAGGCGTTTTGAAAAACGGCACGGACCTCGTCTGGTCCCCGGCCCCCTCGGAGCTGAGTCGCCGTTGGCGACATCTCGAGGTGGGCCACGTGCAAAAGCTCGTCTTTCGTATGCGGGAAAGATTCTGGGAAAACCTGGGCGCGGACCTCCCCGTCTCCTTCGTCCATTTGGGTCCGGAGTTCAACTTTCCGACCTGGTGGACCCAACATCCGCGGCGCACGCCGCTGCTGGTGGCTTGGCAAGGTGGCCCCCGCGCCGAGGCCATGAGCGCCTGGAGCGAAACGGAACTCGTCGACGCCGCGGTCACGACACTCACCGCGTGGAGTGGGCTCTCGAAAGTCGAACTTCGCGAAAGGATCGTCTCGGTTCACCACCATGA
- a CDS encoding alpha/beta fold hydrolase: MARGLLLLSFLFLGCAHPPKTAPGSPAKTSTTGAAKPARTVAQTAAGKGAELIETALSQSPLFLEKQKIGKLPFAQRMGYQLEAKDTTFKGCVLYLPGLGDSIRNHDFYFGALNRAGYRVLMFDYLGQGGSDGDMAKTRIVAGGDPFVTERDFEIDQQAKFVWKRYSETPDPVYGRDCSKSPIRVIGWSTGGLAAYRMASEKWAQAVILIAPGLAPNPCAGEIAGPSIPRCLLKSLQVDQIITLRTLTSNRYPDGKDPHFDPIKPNSPFMVKEFATNLLSTAYRQAPGWKVDPAIKGLVFLGGEHDTYVDAVKSQTLLKKNARHFELIRYSEGYHELHNEVPAIADDLTAKTIAFLDRN, translated from the coding sequence ATGGCACGCGGACTCCTCCTTCTCTCTTTCCTTTTTTTGGGCTGCGCTCACCCACCGAAAACGGCGCCGGGAAGCCCGGCAAAAACGTCCACCACGGGAGCGGCGAAGCCCGCCCGTACGGTCGCCCAGACGGCCGCGGGGAAAGGCGCCGAGCTGATCGAAACCGCGCTCAGCCAGTCGCCGCTTTTTCTCGAAAAACAGAAGATCGGTAAACTCCCCTTCGCGCAGCGCATGGGCTACCAGCTGGAAGCGAAAGATACGACCTTCAAGGGCTGCGTTCTTTACTTGCCGGGCTTGGGCGACTCGATTCGCAATCACGATTTCTATTTCGGTGCGCTCAACCGCGCCGGCTACCGCGTGTTGATGTTCGACTATCTCGGTCAGGGCGGCTCGGACGGCGACATGGCCAAGACCCGCATCGTCGCGGGCGGCGATCCCTTCGTCACCGAACGCGATTTCGAAATCGACCAGCAGGCGAAGTTCGTCTGGAAACGTTACTCCGAAACGCCCGACCCCGTTTACGGTCGCGACTGCTCCAAATCCCCGATCCGCGTGATCGGCTGGTCGACCGGAGGCCTCGCCGCCTACCGCATGGCGAGCGAGAAGTGGGCGCAAGCCGTCATCTTGATCGCGCCGGGCCTCGCGCCGAATCCGTGCGCGGGCGAAATCGCGGGCCCCTCGATTCCGCGTTGCCTGCTGAAGAGCCTGCAGGTCGATCAGATCATCACGCTGCGCACGCTCACCTCCAATCGCTATCCCGACGGCAAGGATCCTCATTTCGACCCCATTAAGCCGAACTCCCCGTTCATGGTGAAAGAGTTCGCGACGAACCTGCTCTCGACCGCTTACCGTCAAGCCCCCGGTTGGAAGGTCGATCCCGCGATCAAGGGCCTGGTCTTTCTGGGCGGCGAGCACGACACCTACGTGGACGCCGTGAAAAGCCAAACGCTCTTGAAGAAAAACGCGCGCCACTTCGAGCTGATCCGCTACTCCGAGGGCTATCACGAGCTTCACAACGAAGTTCCGGCCATCGCGGACGATTTAACCGCGAAGACCATCGCCTTTCTCGACCGGAATTGA
- a CDS encoding DUF3817 domain-containing protein — protein MSFSPHRYFRWLTWAEGSSLLLLLLGAMPYRALTGDRSMVTLMGSIHGVLFLMFIYTALTLAFEEKWGTKKTLLALITSSIPFGSFWFDRRYLS, from the coding sequence TACTTCCGCTGGCTGACCTGGGCTGAGGGCAGCTCGCTGCTGCTTCTGCTGCTGGGCGCGATGCCTTATCGGGCACTCACCGGAGACCGCTCGATGGTGACCCTGATGGGCTCGATTCACGGTGTGCTGTTTTTGATGTTCATTTATACGGCACTGACCCTCGCCTTCGAAGAGAAGTGGGGGACGAAGAAGACCCTCCTCGCGCTGATCACGAGTTCCATTCCCTTCGGCTCGTTTTGGTTCGACCGTCGTTATCTGTCTTGA